A stretch of Brassica rapa cultivar Chiifu-401-42 chromosome A08, CAAS_Brap_v3.01, whole genome shotgun sequence DNA encodes these proteins:
- the LOC103833990 gene encoding protein FIP2 isoform X1, which yields MNPPSPPPSILPPPSPSRPPLPGESRLRAGPTRRPPRSSMPTKTSGSFALRRGNLRAADWDDVAASLPTFGGPAKTAIQCRHKIEKLRKRYRGEKQRCLTKPGKFSSSGDLFPVLDAMELASVTSTAVEPNDQDVDRENESNGVDGFRVRSKRSLVSTPRDGFGVKSQMRMYGGFKPEFDSDHDSGGGFGSKRRYNGHPKFNADSDDEILLAPKATRLRGSHGKLSSGEFSFLLTGTYQIRMV from the coding sequence ATGAATCCCCCGTCGCCACCGCCATCGATCCTTCCACCGCCGTCACCGTCTCGACCACCACTACCAGGAGAGTCCCGCCTCCGTGCTGGACCGACGAGGAGACCGCCGCGCTCGTCAATGCCTACAAAGACAAGTGGTTCGTTCGCCCTCCGCCGTGGGAACCTCCGTGCGGCTGACTGGGACGACGTGGCCGCGTCGTTGCCTACCTTTGGAGGTCCGGCGAAAACAGCCATCCAATGCCGGCACAAGATCGAGAAGCTCCGGAAACGTTACCGCGGCGAGAAGCAGCGGTGTCTCACCAAACCAGGCAAGTTCTCTTCCTCGGGGGATCTGTTCCCTGTTTTGGATGCTATGGAGTTAGCGTCGGTGACTTCCACGGCCGTTGAACCGAACGATCAGGATGTGGATCGTGAGAACGAGAGTAACGGTGTGGATGGATTTAGGGTTAGATCGAAGAGATCCTTGGTGAGTACGCCTCGTGACGGGTTTGGGGTTAAGAGTCAGATGAGAATGTACGGTGGTTTTAAGCCCGAGTTTGATTCAGATCACGATTCAGGAGGTGGGTTTGGATCGAAAAGGAGATACAATGGACATCCAAAGTTCAATGCTGATTCTGATGATGAGATTTTGTTAGCCCCCAAGGCAACTAGGCTTAGGGGTTCTCATGGGAAGCTTTCTTCGGGCGAGTTTAGTTTCTTATTAACGGGAACGTACCAAATAAGGATGGTATAA
- the LOC103833990 gene encoding uncharacterized protein LOC103833990 isoform X2 — protein MPRRLNDGDPGRFTAAALLFIGLISCLVVYAVFTALLRPQGHKLDSAVRFTDSRDHSRVDGGGGCCRGVDNLELWGSAVKWGTDFKFNSSDECCKACKVMCSGDDGPCLCDSWVFCGDKEACGSKFGECWLKKQKDVLVPARQEGGGQKVMWTSGLIFGQGQGIVGFETEHGVLHVKLHPECAPHSV, from the exons ATGCCCCGTCGATTAAACGACGGAGATCCTGGCCGTTTTACCGCCGCCGCGCTCCTTTTCATCGGTCTGATATCGTGTCTTGTCGTCTACGCTGTCTTCACTGCTCTTCTCCGTCCCCAAGGTCACAAACTCGATTCCGCCGTCCGGTTCACTGACTCGCGAGATCACTCCCGTGTAGATGGCGGCGGAGGGTGTTGCCGTGGAGTAGATAATCTGGAGCTGTGGGGTTCGGCGGTGAAGTGGGGGACGGATTTCAAGTTTAATTCGTCGGATGAATGTTGCAAGGCGTGTAAAGTTATGTGCAGTGGCGACGACGGACCTTGCTTGTGCGATTCATGGGTCTTCTGCGGGGACAAAGAGGCTTGCGGGTCCAAGTTCGGAGAG TGTTGGTTGAAGAAGCAAAAAGATGTATTGGTGCCTGCTCGACAGGAAGGTGGTGGGCAGAAAGTTATGTGGACATCTGGGCTGATCTTCGGACAAGGCCAG GGCATTGTTGGTTTTGAGACAGAACACGGTGTACTTCATGTCAAA CTTCACCCTGAGTGCGCTCCTCACTCAGTATAA
- the LOC103833992 gene encoding uncharacterized protein LOC103833992: MYVNASVAERRFIGKEAAACLPSDPKPKIKHHLPQSHLTVEIADSSSPPQSSHPFDLRLGSILSFVSSSLPSIPSATNQKLLRQVIRVRLICFHLRFLLLLSVPPLYVFFLLISFRFFLVFVFSILAFSFFLSISLKLALPRLPSIRLIIARLLSLKLRSSSSSSSSQVVWSIGSKPVTEKKTDSGSWVHKYSSGDVYEGEFHKGKCSGSGVYYYSMKGKYEGDWVDGKYDGYGVETWAKGSRYRGQYRQGMRHGAGIYRFYTGDVYAGEWSNGQSHGCGVYTSEDGSRFVGEFKWGVKHGLGHYHFRNGDTYAGEYFADRMHGFGVYQFGNGHRYEGAWHEGRRQGLGMYTFRNGETQAGHWDDGVLSCPTEQSTRPGSSFSISHSKVLDTVQQARKAAEKAHEVVKVEERVNRAVMVANRAANSARVAATKAVQTKTYYSSGGDDPL, encoded by the exons ATGTATGTAAATGCATCTGTAGCAGAACGGCGGTTCATCGGAAAAGAAGCCGCCGCTTGTTTACCTTCCGATCCCAAACCTAAGATCAAACATCATCTTCCTCAGAGCCATCTGACCGTTGAAATCGCTGATTCATCGTCTCCGCCTCAGTCTTCTCACCCGTTTGATCTCCGCCTGGGCTCGATTTTGTCGTTTGTGTCATCATCGCTTCCGTCGATCCCCTCCGCGACGAACCAGAAGCTCCTCCGCCAAGTGATTCGAGTCCGTTTGATATGCTTCCACCTCCGTTTCCTGCTTCTCCTCTCCGTCCCTCCTCTCTacgtcttcttcctcttgatCAGTTTCCGCTTCTTCCTTGTCTTCGTCTTCTCCATTCTCgccttctccttcttcctttCCATCTCTCTCAAACTCGCTCTTCCTCGCCTTCCTTCGATTCGCCTGATCATCGCTCGCTTGCTATCCCTCAAGCTGAgatcatcctcctcctcctcctcctctcagGTTGTTTGGTCAATCGGGTCAAAGCCCGTTACAGAGAAGAAGACCGATTCAGGGTCTTGGGTTCACAAGTACAGCTCCGGGGATGTGTACGAGGGAGAGTTTCATAAGGGGAAGTGTTCAGGGAGTGGGGTTTATTACTACTCGATGAAGGGTAAGTACGAAGGGGATTGGGTTGATGGGAAGTATGATGGGTATGGAGTTGAGACGTGGGCTAAAGGAAGCAGGTACCGAGGTCAGTACAGGCAAGGGATGAGGCATGGAGCTGGGATCTATAGGTTTTATACAGGGGATGTGTATGCTGGTGAGTGGTCTAATGGACAGAGCCATGGGTGTGGTGTGTATACCTCTGAGGATGGTAGTCGTTTTGTTGGAGAGTTTAAATGGGGTGTCAAACATGGCCTTGGTCATTACCATTTCAG AAATGGCGATACCTACGCTGGAGAGTATTTTGCAGACAGGATGCATGGTTTTGGAGTTTACCAATTTGGAAACGGGCATCGGTATGAAGGAGCCTGGCATGAGGGGAGAAGGCAAGGGCTTGGTATGTACACATTCAGGAATGGTGAGACACAGGCAGGACATTGGGATGACGGTGTTCTCAGCTGTCCTACCGAGCAGAGCACCCGTCCTGGTTCATCCTTTTCCATCAGCCATTCCAAGGTTCTCGACACTGTCCAG CAAGCTAGGAAAGCAGCCGAGAAAGCACATGAAGTTGTGAAAGTGGAAGAGAGAGTGAACAGAGCAGTGATGGTAGCAAACCGAGCAGCAAATTCTGCTAGAGTTGCTGCAACAAAGGCTGttcaaacaaaaacatattaCAGTAGTGGCGGCGATGATCCCTTATGA
- the LOC103833993 gene encoding uncharacterized protein LOC103833993, with product MQKSFSLIQTVAISGVFSAVSCWYGFMFGRESARKELGGLIEDLRRGGSDSGCPPHS from the exons ATGCAGAAATCGTTCTCGTTGATCCAAACGGTGGCAATCTCCGGCGTATTCTCCGCCGTCTCTTGCTG GTATGGATTCATGTTCGGTAGAGAATCGGCGAGAAAAGAGCTGGGCGGTTTGATCGAAGATCTCCGTCGCGGAGGTTCGGACTCTGGTTGTCCTCCCCATTCTTGA